The Actinomycetota bacterium region CTGACTGCCCCAGCCAGGATTCCTGCGATCTCGCCTCGTCCTGAGTCACCCTCGTGGCTGAACCTACGCAGACCAGACGCGAGACCTGAGACTGCGCGACGAGTGCGCCGAGGGCTTGGTGTTCGACTGGTGATTGGACGCCCAGTTCCAACATCTCCCCCACGACTGCCCAGGTGCGTCGATCGGCGCCCATCGCCGAAAGGGTTCGAAGGGCCGCGGCCATGGATTCGGGATTGGCGTTGTAGGCGTCATTGACGATGGTCACGTTGTCGGCATTGACCGAGACTGCCATGCGCCAACGACTGCCAATCCTTGCCGTCGAAAGCCGGTCAGCAATCTGTTGAATCGGCATACCGAGAACATTGGCCACCGCCGCGACCGCAAGTGCATTGGCAACAAAGTGCTCGCCATGTACCTGAAGCGCAACCTTGGCCTGATTGTTCGCAAGTGCAAGCGTGAACGAGGCGCGAGCTTGACTATCGAGTTCGACTCCTAGTGCACGCACCTCGCAATTGTCCCCCGTGCCGAAATACACCACACGAGACGAAGTCCGTTCAGCCTGTGTCCGAACGAGCTCATCATCGCCATTGAGAATCGCGACTCCATATGGTGGAAGCGCGGCTATGAGTTCACCCTTGGCCTGCGCCACTTCAACGCGGCTGCCCAAGAGCCCTAGGTGTGCGGAACCGACATTGAGGAGCACTCCAATCTCGGGAGCCGCGATTGTGCAGAGCAGTTCGATGTGACCCAATCCGCGCATGCCCATTTCAAGGATGAGGTATTGAGTGGATTCATCAGCCCGCAGAATCGTCAGCGGGACTCCGATCTCGGTATTGAATGAGCCGACTGGAGCAACCGTTGGGCCCAGTCCCGCCAAGACAAATGCGAGGAGATCCTTGGTCGAGGTCTTGCCACTCGAACCAGTGATGGCGACAACTGCACACTCACTGAGTTCTTGACGCACATGCGCGGCGAGAACACCCAGCGCTTCACCGCTGTTGGCTACCACGATGCACGGCATATCAAGTTCCCGTTCAGCAAGAACTACAACAGCCCCTGAAGCAATGGCTTCCCCAGCGAAGTCATGTCCGTCGACTCGTTCGCCGCGGAGGGCCACGTACATCGAATCGGCAGTCACTTCGCGCGAGTCGACAACGACACTGGAAACTCGTTGGCCGGAAACGACTCGATGCGCAGCGCCAGAGACAATCGACGCGATTTCACTGATGGTGAGGTCGATCATGATCGATCGTCCTTGACCTCGCGCAGAGACAATGCTCGTGCCAACTCCACCCGATCATCGAAGGGGAAAGTTTCTCCAGCGATCTCCTGACCCTGCTCGTGGCCCTTGCCCAACACGAGCACGACATCACCGGGTACGGCCATCTCAACTGCCCGTCCAATTGCGTCCCTGCGATTGCCCACTTCGAGAACCACGGCACCGTTGACTGTGGACAGGGCTCGTGCTCCTTGCAGAACTGCCGCACGAATTGCATTTGGATCCTCAGAACGAGGATTGTCGTCGGTCACGATGACGTGATCTGCAAGACGAGCAGCCATCGCACCCATCAAGGGTCGCTTGGCCGAATCGCGATCTCCGCCAGCGCCGACGACCACGACGATGTGCCCGGTCGTGAGTTCGCGGACTGCCGAGATCACTCGACCAATCGCGTCAGGTGTGTGCGCATAATCGACAAATCCAGCGATCACCGCATTCCCATGTGCGCCCGTCACGGCCTCCAATCGACCAGGCACCTGCACCCGGCTCACGGCAGGTGCCGATACCGCGGCCGGGATGCCTATGTGATCGAGCAAGGCAATCGCGAGCACAGCATTGGCCCGGTTGAAGGCCCCGGGCAGTTGCAGCGCAATAGGTGTCTGCTCGCCAGTCGACTTGCGAACAAGCCAGCCGCCGACTGCATCCGCGACCACGGACCAATCAGCCTGCCTGCCGCTGATCGACACTGTCACCAATGGAATGTGCGTGTTGGCTGCCAACTGCAGACCCCACGAATCATCGATGCAGATCGCCGCGAAATCCGCGTGCTCGGAGGTGAAGAGCAGGCTCTTGGCTTCGAAGTACTCCTGCATGGTGCCGTGATAGTCAAGATGGTCTTGACTCAGATTCGTGAAGCCGACCGCCGCAAAGCGCAGTCCGCCGATACGGTGCTCGACCATCGCGTGACTGGATACCTCCATCGCGACCCCGACTACGCCCTGCTCACGCATCGAGGCAAGCAGCGAATGAATGCTGGTCGATTCAGGAGTGGTCCGCACCGAATCAATCGACTCAGTCCCGATCCGCACTCCAGTGGTCCCGATGAATCCAGTAGTCATTCCTGCAGCGCGCATGCCTGCTTCAACCATGCTCGCAACCGTCGTCTTGCCATTCGTGCCTGTGACGCCAATCAATTGCACTTGCTCACCTGCGCTCGCATACAGCGCTCGCGCGATCGATCCAATCCACACACGAGGCTCAGCAAGGACCAGCACTGGCACCTCCTCGGAAAAGGAGACAGCGGACTTCCAGGAATTCCAACCCTCGTCGTCGGTGAGGATCGCTGCGGCGCCATTCTCCAATGCCTCGGCCGTGTGAATGATGCCGTGTTCGCGATGACCGGCGAGTGCAGCAAACAGATCGCCAGTGCGGATCAATCGCGAGTCCAGTTCAATGCCACCGATCAAAACCGATGCCGAACCGTGGAGAAAGCTTCCCCGTGGAAT contains the following coding sequences:
- the murF gene encoding UDP-N-acetylmuramoyl-tripeptide--D-alanyl-D-alanine ligase, translated to MIDLTISEIASIVSGAAHRVVSGQRVSSVVVDSREVTADSMYVALRGERVDGHDFAGEAIASGAVVVLAERELDMPCIVVANSGEALGVLAAHVRQELSECAVVAITGSSGKTSTKDLLAFVLAGLGPTVAPVGSFNTEIGVPLTILRADESTQYLILEMGMRGLGHIELLCTIAAPEIGVLLNVGSAHLGLLGSRVEVAQAKGELIAALPPYGVAILNGDDELVRTQAERTSSRVVYFGTGDNCEVRALGVELDSQARASFTLALANNQAKVALQVHGEHFVANALAVAAVANVLGMPIQQIADRLSTARIGSRWRMAVSVNADNVTIVNDAYNANPESMAAALRTLSAMGADRRTWAVVGEMLELGVQSPVEHQALGALVAQSQVSRLVCVGSATRVTQDEARSQESWLGQSDWVPDADAAIALLKSEIKPTDIVLIKASRGVGLERVATALGEREPQ
- a CDS encoding UDP-N-acetylmuramoyl-L-alanyl-D-glutamate--2,6-diaminopimelate ligase, coding for MEPGPRPQPAPIALGELKQVIPRGSFLHGSASVLIGGIELDSRLIRTGDLFAALAGHREHGIIHTAEALENGAAAILTDDEGWNSWKSAVSFSEEVPVLVLAEPRVWIGSIARALYASAGEQVQLIGVTGTNGKTTVASMVEAGMRAAGMTTGFIGTTGVRIGTESIDSVRTTPESTSIHSLLASMREQGVVGVAMEVSSHAMVEHRIGGLRFAAVGFTNLSQDHLDYHGTMQEYFEAKSLLFTSEHADFAAICIDDSWGLQLAANTHIPLVTVSISGRQADWSVVADAVGGWLVRKSTGEQTPIALQLPGAFNRANAVLAIALLDHIGIPAAVSAPAVSRVQVPGRLEAVTGAHGNAVIAGFVDYAHTPDAIGRVISAVRELTTGHIVVVVGAGGDRDSAKRPLMGAMAARLADHVIVTDDNPRSEDPNAIRAAVLQGARALSTVNGAVVLEVGNRRDAIGRAVEMAVPGDVVLVLGKGHEQGQEIAGETFPFDDRVELARALSLREVKDDRS